The following coding sequences lie in one Xanthomonas hyacinthi genomic window:
- the queG gene encoding tRNA epoxyqueuosine(34) reductase QueG, with product MSSSAAPIDPHAAAARIRALAREFGFQRCGIAGIELQQDEAHLRDWLAQGLYGTMQWMAQHGDKRARPAELIPGTLRVISVGLDYGRNDDDSAWDTLRDGECAYVARYALGRDYHKLMRNRLQKLAERIQGEIGRFGHRVFVDSAPVLERALARDAGLGWIGKHTCLIDRNGGSWFFLGEIYVDLPLPIDPPASAHCGTCTRCIDVCPTQAIIAPYRLDARRCIAYLTIEHDGAIPEELRPAIGNRIFGCDDCQLVCPWNKFAKRSDEPDFRARNDLDRATLAQLFAWDEDEFLRRTEGSAIRRSGHERWLRNLAVALGNAPSTPQVLAALGTRAQHASPLVREHVQWALARHAQQARVGDVAAPQPSAHNDVRG from the coding sequence ATGTCCAGCAGCGCCGCCCCCATCGATCCCCATGCCGCCGCCGCGCGCATCCGCGCGCTGGCGCGCGAGTTCGGCTTCCAGCGCTGCGGCATCGCCGGGATCGAGCTGCAACAGGACGAAGCGCATCTGCGCGACTGGCTGGCGCAAGGCCTGTACGGCACGATGCAATGGATGGCGCAGCATGGCGACAAACGCGCGCGCCCGGCCGAGCTGATTCCGGGCACGCTGCGGGTGATCTCGGTCGGCCTGGACTACGGACGCAACGACGACGATTCGGCCTGGGACACGCTACGCGACGGCGAGTGCGCCTACGTCGCCCGCTACGCGCTGGGCCGCGACTACCACAAGCTGATGCGCAACCGCCTGCAGAAGCTGGCCGAACGCATCCAGGGCGAGATCGGCCGCTTCGGCCATCGCGTGTTCGTCGACTCGGCGCCGGTACTGGAACGCGCGCTGGCGCGCGATGCCGGGCTGGGCTGGATCGGCAAGCACACCTGCCTGATCGACCGCAACGGTGGCTCCTGGTTCTTCCTCGGCGAAATCTACGTCGACCTGCCGCTGCCGATCGATCCGCCGGCCAGCGCGCACTGCGGCACCTGCACGCGCTGCATCGACGTGTGCCCCACGCAAGCGATCATCGCGCCGTACCGGCTGGACGCGCGCCGCTGCATCGCCTATCTGACCATCGAGCACGACGGCGCGATTCCCGAGGAACTGCGCCCGGCGATCGGCAACCGCATCTTCGGCTGCGACGACTGCCAGCTGGTCTGCCCATGGAACAAGTTCGCCAAGCGCAGCGACGAACCCGATTTCCGCGCGCGCAACGATCTCGACCGGGCCACGCTGGCGCAGCTGTTCGCCTGGGACGAGGACGAGTTCCTGCGCCGCACCGAAGGCAGCGCGATCCGCCGCAGCGGCCACGAGCGCTGGCTGCGCAACCTGGCGGTGGCGCTGGGCAATGCGCCGAGCACGCCGCAGGTGCTGGCCGCGCTCGGCACGCGTGCGCAGCACGCCTCGCCACTGGTGCGCGAACACGTGCAGTGGGCATTGGCGCGGCATGCGCAGCAGGCACGAGTGGGCGACGTCGCAGCGCCGCAACCGTCCGCTCACAACGACGTGCGAGGATAG
- a CDS encoding acyl-CoA dehydrogenase C-terminal domain-containing protein produces the protein MSIYQAPLTDLRFALHDVLQVETLFARLGYAEATADVVDAVLEEAARFTGSVLAPLNRVGDEHGCTLDAATGAVTTAPGFREAYRQFAEGGWTGLTAAVEFGGQGLPHTLGVPLNEMVNAANLAWGNFPLLSHGAVEALKQHGEAWQQEVFLKPLVDGRWTGTMCLTEPHCGTDLGLLKTRAEPNADGSWSVSGTKIFITAGEHDFTDNIVHLVLARLPDAPAGAKGISLLVVPKFKVARDGSVGARNAVRCGSLEHKMGIHGSATCVMNFDGAQGYLVGQPHKGLQAMFTMMNTARLGVGLQGIGLSERAYQNALRYARERLQSRSLTGAKLPDKPADPILVHPDVRRMLLTVKALTEGSRLLALHAATLIDIAHHAQDPAEREQADVLVSFLTPISKACQTEWGVENTYHALQCFGGHGYIHEHGMEQLARDARITTLYEGTTGIQALDLIGRKTASSQGAGLKLFLAQIEAFLAEHADNPAVAEFVGPLRAKAGEWAALTKRILQRAAGNADELGAASYDYVFHSGYVVLAYWWARSVAAADASAHSDAFKQSKRETARFYYAKLLPRTLTHAAVIEAGAEPLMAMADAHF, from the coding sequence ATGAGCATCTACCAAGCCCCGCTGACCGACCTGCGCTTCGCGCTGCACGACGTCCTGCAGGTGGAGACGCTGTTCGCCCGCCTGGGCTATGCCGAGGCCACCGCCGACGTGGTCGACGCCGTGCTGGAGGAAGCCGCGCGCTTCACCGGCAGCGTGCTGGCGCCGCTGAACCGGGTCGGCGACGAACACGGCTGCACGCTGGACGCGGCCACCGGTGCGGTCACCACTGCACCGGGCTTCCGCGAGGCCTACCGGCAGTTCGCCGAGGGCGGCTGGACCGGGCTGACCGCCGCGGTCGAGTTCGGCGGCCAGGGCCTGCCGCATACGCTGGGCGTGCCGCTCAACGAGATGGTCAACGCGGCCAATCTGGCCTGGGGCAACTTTCCGCTGCTGTCGCACGGCGCGGTCGAGGCGCTGAAGCAGCACGGCGAGGCCTGGCAGCAGGAAGTGTTCCTGAAGCCGCTGGTGGATGGCCGCTGGACCGGCACCATGTGCCTGACCGAGCCGCACTGCGGCACCGACCTGGGCCTGCTCAAGACCCGCGCCGAACCCAATGCCGACGGCAGCTGGTCGGTCAGCGGCACCAAGATCTTCATCACCGCCGGCGAGCACGACTTCACCGACAACATCGTGCATCTGGTGCTGGCGCGGCTGCCCGATGCCCCGGCCGGGGCCAAGGGCATCTCGCTGCTGGTGGTGCCGAAGTTCAAGGTCGCCCGCGACGGCAGCGTCGGCGCGCGCAACGCGGTGCGCTGCGGCTCGCTGGAACACAAGATGGGCATCCACGGCTCGGCCACCTGCGTGATGAACTTCGACGGCGCGCAGGGCTACCTGGTCGGCCAGCCGCACAAGGGCCTGCAGGCCATGTTTACGATGATGAACACGGCGCGGCTGGGCGTCGGCCTGCAAGGCATCGGCCTGTCCGAGCGCGCCTACCAGAACGCCCTGCGCTATGCGCGCGAGCGCCTGCAGTCGCGTTCGCTGACTGGCGCCAAGCTGCCGGACAAGCCGGCCGACCCGATCCTGGTGCACCCGGACGTGCGCCGCATGCTGCTGACGGTGAAGGCGCTGACCGAAGGCAGCCGCCTGCTGGCGCTGCACGCCGCGACCCTGATCGACATCGCCCACCATGCGCAGGATCCGGCCGAACGCGAGCAGGCCGACGTGCTGGTCAGTTTCCTGACCCCGATCTCCAAGGCCTGCCAGACCGAATGGGGCGTGGAGAACACCTATCACGCGCTGCAGTGCTTCGGCGGCCACGGCTACATCCACGAGCACGGCATGGAGCAGTTGGCGCGCGATGCGCGCATCACCACCTTGTACGAGGGCACCACCGGCATCCAGGCACTGGACCTGATCGGGCGCAAGACCGCGTCCAGCCAGGGCGCGGGGCTGAAGCTGTTCCTGGCGCAGATCGAGGCCTTCCTCGCCGAGCACGCCGACAACCCGGCGGTGGCCGAGTTCGTCGGCCCGCTGCGCGCGAAGGCCGGCGAATGGGCGGCGCTGACCAAGCGCATCCTGCAGCGCGCCGCCGGCAACGCCGACGAGCTGGGCGCGGCCAGCTACGACTACGTGTTCCATTCCGGCTACGTGGTGCTGGCCTACTGGTGGGCGCGCAGCGTCGCCGCCGCCGACGCCTCCGCGCACAGCGACGCGTTCAAGCAGTCCAAGCGCGAGACCGCGCGCTTCTACTACGCCAAGCTGCTGCCGCGCACGCTGACCCATGCCGCGGTGATCGAGGCCGGCGCCGAACCGCTGATGGCGATGGCCGACGCGCACTTCTGA
- a CDS encoding DUF1656 domain-containing protein, with amino-acid sequence MLLPAEISIAGVYVPGLLALAAVLLLIAWALDALAGRTGLYRYAWHPPLLRLAIYVGAFATLGLLLLP; translated from the coding sequence ATGCTGCTTCCCGCTGAAATCTCGATCGCCGGCGTGTACGTGCCCGGCCTGCTGGCGCTGGCCGCCGTGCTGCTGCTGATCGCGTGGGCGCTCGACGCGCTCGCCGGTCGCACGGGGCTGTACCGCTATGCCTGGCACCCACCCCTGCTCCGTCTGGCCATCTACGTCGGCGCCTTCGCCACGCTAGGCCTGCTCCTTCTGCCGTGA
- a CDS encoding HNH endonuclease produces METDTTTLGLIDTGAFAASAGEASLPPPPPPPVHAHLPSVRLLSLDAHGRVLDWINWQSAACLYARGAVAWTLGEPCMHIHGGMSRASGERSVLHLHPIIAARGHARARALDPTPTLTNTALFARDAQLCLYCGQQFSRPQLTRDHVMPVSKGGRDTWENVVTACFHCNSRKGNRTPQQASMPLLAVPYRPSWIEHLILSNRNILADQMSFLKAQLPKRSKLSV; encoded by the coding sequence ATGGAGACAGACACAACAACGCTTGGTCTGATCGATACCGGAGCCTTCGCCGCTTCGGCCGGCGAGGCGTCGTTGCCGCCGCCCCCTCCCCCCCCTGTTCACGCCCATCTGCCTTCGGTGCGACTGCTGTCGCTGGATGCGCATGGCCGGGTGCTGGACTGGATCAACTGGCAGTCCGCCGCGTGCCTGTATGCGCGCGGCGCGGTGGCCTGGACCCTGGGCGAGCCGTGCATGCACATCCACGGCGGCATGTCGCGCGCCAGCGGCGAGCGCAGCGTGCTGCATCTGCATCCGATCATCGCCGCGCGCGGCCATGCCCGCGCGCGCGCGCTCGATCCCACGCCGACCCTGACCAATACCGCGCTGTTCGCCCGCGATGCGCAGCTGTGCCTGTACTGCGGCCAGCAGTTCAGCCGCCCGCAACTGACCCGCGACCATGTCATGCCGGTGTCCAAGGGCGGCCGCGACACTTGGGAAAACGTGGTCACCGCGTGTTTCCACTGCAATTCGCGCAAGGGCAACCGCACCCCGCAGCAGGCGTCGATGCCGCTGCTGGCGGTCCCCTACCGGCCGAGCTGGATCGAGCACCTGATCCTGTCCAACCGCAACATCCTCGCCGACCAGATGTCGTTCCTGAAGGCGCAATTGCCCAAGCGCTCCAAGCTGTCGGTCTGA
- a CDS encoding FUSC family protein — MSPNDTDAGAGAPAATPPRLRALLADALRGEGEAWLFVLRTLLSIYIAGWIALRLDLSSPMTAMITVVVVMHRQTGMVFAKGFYRVLGTLIGSVASLTMVALFPQEPVLFVLALAIWIGLCTGGALLYRNFKAYAFVLSGYTVALIALPAVDQPQNVFTLVMARMTEVLLGLLVTGVISDVVFPSRLRQTLRDTVRSTYDGFLDFVRDAAGGQLPRAALEQAHLRFVRDAVNIEDLRSSVVFEDPEARVRSGRLRLLNQRFMAVSTSFQSLHHYINRLLRQAESDVADALIGLSRPLQAALSERGGRERTAEIARRLAACRDALAPRAAAAREALPSARHEGFDTGVSLLRRFFGELHDYAATEAALVAVQQWRTPHAEGDTAVFVRGNDYATAALTALRSALLTAAMCWLWIHAGWISGANAVFQAVALSAIVSSSANAPTLAHSLFKGFVFGAVLGTVCQLLVLPQMDGYGLFVAGTAPFLLLTLYLASKPALFGFATGANLAFISILAVQPTPSFDAVTTFNSVVPLLLGTLAVSMAFVFVPPVIGTRWHRRRLLEQLRRQTTLAAQAPLPGLQLRLESVNRDLFQQIVAHTPPDSAELRELLGWARSVHEIARTLIELRGDAAEGDLPAQLAAAVDAALQALAALYLAPSPDRHHLALQRIDAALAASRLDGGVPLRWKPVREHLQLLRGALLDPDSVLAALTEDALAPTSPGAADAASR; from the coding sequence GTGAGTCCCAACGACACCGATGCCGGCGCCGGCGCACCCGCGGCCACGCCGCCGCGCCTGCGCGCGCTACTGGCCGACGCGCTGCGCGGCGAAGGCGAAGCCTGGCTGTTCGTGCTGCGCACGCTGCTGTCGATCTACATCGCCGGCTGGATCGCGCTGCGCCTGGATCTGTCCTCGCCGATGACCGCGATGATCACCGTGGTGGTAGTCATGCACCGGCAGACCGGCATGGTATTCGCGAAGGGCTTCTATCGCGTGCTGGGCACGCTGATCGGCAGCGTCGCCTCGCTGACGATGGTCGCCTTGTTCCCGCAGGAGCCGGTGCTGTTCGTGCTGGCGCTGGCGATCTGGATCGGCCTGTGCACCGGCGGCGCGCTGTTGTACCGCAACTTCAAGGCCTATGCCTTCGTGCTGTCCGGCTATACCGTTGCGCTGATTGCGCTGCCGGCGGTGGACCAACCGCAGAACGTGTTCACGCTGGTCATGGCGCGCATGACCGAGGTGCTGCTGGGACTGCTGGTCACCGGCGTGATCAGCGACGTGGTGTTTCCCAGCCGCCTGCGCCAGACCCTGCGCGACACCGTGCGCAGCACCTACGACGGGTTCCTCGATTTCGTCCGCGACGCCGCCGGCGGCCAGTTGCCGCGCGCCGCGCTGGAACAGGCGCACCTGCGCTTCGTCCGCGATGCGGTGAACATCGAGGACCTGCGCAGCTCGGTGGTGTTCGAAGACCCGGAGGCGCGCGTGCGCAGCGGCCGCCTGCGCCTGCTCAACCAGCGCTTCATGGCGGTATCCACCAGTTTCCAGTCGCTGCACCACTACATCAACCGCTTGCTGCGCCAGGCCGAGAGCGATGTCGCCGACGCGCTGATCGGCCTGTCCCGGCCGCTGCAAGCCGCGCTGAGCGAGCGCGGCGGCCGCGAACGTACCGCCGAAATCGCGCGCAGGCTGGCCGCATGCCGCGACGCGCTGGCGCCGCGCGCGGCAGCCGCACGCGAGGCGCTGCCCAGCGCGCGCCATGAGGGCTTCGACACCGGCGTCTCGCTGCTGCGGCGCTTCTTCGGCGAGCTGCACGATTATGCCGCCACCGAGGCCGCGCTGGTCGCGGTGCAGCAGTGGCGCACGCCGCACGCCGAAGGCGACACCGCGGTGTTCGTGCGCGGCAACGACTATGCGACGGCCGCGCTGACCGCGTTGCGCAGCGCACTGCTGACGGCAGCGATGTGCTGGCTGTGGATCCATGCCGGCTGGATCAGCGGCGCCAACGCGGTGTTCCAGGCGGTGGCGCTGAGCGCAATCGTGTCGTCCAGCGCCAATGCGCCCACGCTCGCGCACTCGCTGTTCAAGGGCTTCGTGTTCGGCGCTGTGCTGGGGACCGTCTGCCAGCTGCTGGTGTTGCCGCAGATGGACGGCTATGGCCTGTTCGTCGCCGGCACCGCGCCGTTCCTGCTGCTGACCCTGTATCTGGCCTCGAAACCGGCCTTGTTCGGCTTCGCCACCGGCGCCAATCTCGCCTTCATCTCGATCCTCGCGGTCCAGCCCACGCCGAGCTTCGACGCCGTCACCACCTTCAACAGCGTGGTGCCGCTGCTGCTCGGCACGCTGGCGGTGAGCATGGCGTTCGTGTTCGTGCCGCCGGTGATCGGCACGCGCTGGCATCGCCGGCGCCTGCTGGAACAGCTGCGGCGGCAGACTACGCTGGCCGCGCAGGCGCCGCTGCCCGGCCTGCAGCTGCGCCTGGAAAGCGTCAACCGCGACCTGTTCCAGCAGATCGTCGCACACACGCCGCCGGACAGCGCTGAGCTGCGCGAACTGCTCGGCTGGGCGCGCTCGGTACACGAGATCGCGCGTACCTTGATCGAGCTGCGCGGCGACGCCGCCGAAGGCGACCTGCCGGCGCAGCTGGCGGCCGCGGTCGATGCCGCGCTGCAGGCGCTGGCCGCGCTATACCTGGCGCCCTCGCCCGACCGGCACCACCTGGCCCTGCAGCGCATCGACGCGGCGCTGGCGGCGAGCCGCCTTGATGGCGGCGTACCGCTGCGCTGGAAGCCCGTCCGCGAGCACTTGCAGCTGCTGCGCGGCGCGCTGCTCGACCCCGATTCCGTACTCGCCGCGCTGACCGAAGACGCGCTCGCCCCGACCTCGCCAGGAGCCGCCGATGCTGCTTCCCGCTGA
- the xseA gene encoding exodeoxyribonuclease VII large subunit has translation MPDRDDQILSPSQLNTLARDLLESAFPLAWVEGELGNVTRPSSGHLYFTLKDARAQVRCAMFKPKSQWLKFVPREGLRVLARGRLTLYEARGDYQLVLDHLEEAGEGALRRAFEELKARLAAEGLFASERKRALPAFVRRLAVITSPSGAAVRDVLSVLGRRLPLLQVDILPSLVQGDSAAAQLTSLLQRADASGRYDAILLTRGGGSLEDLWAFNDERLARAIAASATPVVSAVGHETDVTLADFAADLRAPTPSVAAELLAPDQRDLAARLRGQHARLLQWQQHRLRQAMQHADRALLRLQAQSPQAQLQLLRRRHQDAARRLLALWRQQHERRGARLRHAAAVLRAAQPQRRLAALRERLLALGRRPQAAMARQLQADTQRLRALARALETVSPLATVTRGYAILTRVDDGTLVRSTAQVAPGDRLRARLADGEVTLRTE, from the coding sequence ATGCCCGATCGCGACGACCAGATCCTCAGCCCCAGCCAGCTCAACACGCTGGCGCGCGACCTGCTGGAAAGCGCGTTCCCGCTGGCCTGGGTGGAAGGCGAGTTGGGCAACGTCACCCGGCCCTCGTCCGGGCATCTGTACTTCACCTTGAAGGACGCGCGGGCACAGGTGCGCTGCGCGATGTTCAAACCGAAGAGCCAGTGGCTGAAGTTCGTCCCGCGCGAAGGCTTGCGCGTGCTCGCGCGCGGCCGGCTGACCCTGTACGAGGCGCGCGGCGACTACCAACTGGTGCTGGATCACCTGGAGGAAGCCGGCGAAGGCGCGTTGCGCCGCGCGTTCGAGGAACTCAAGGCCAGGCTCGCCGCCGAGGGTCTGTTCGCCAGCGAGCGCAAGCGTGCACTGCCCGCCTTCGTGCGCCGCCTGGCGGTGATCACCTCGCCCAGCGGCGCGGCGGTGCGCGACGTGCTGAGCGTGCTCGGCCGGCGCCTGCCGCTGCTGCAGGTGGACATTCTGCCGAGCCTGGTGCAAGGCGACAGCGCCGCCGCGCAACTCACCTCGCTACTGCAGCGCGCCGATGCCAGCGGCCGCTACGACGCGATCCTGCTGACCCGCGGCGGCGGCTCGCTGGAAGACCTGTGGGCATTCAACGACGAACGCCTGGCGCGGGCGATCGCCGCCTCAGCCACGCCGGTGGTATCGGCGGTCGGCCACGAGACGGACGTGACCCTGGCCGACTTCGCCGCCGATCTGCGCGCGCCGACGCCGTCGGTCGCCGCGGAACTGCTGGCCCCCGACCAGCGCGACCTCGCCGCACGCCTGCGCGGCCAGCACGCGCGGCTGCTGCAGTGGCAACAGCACCGCCTGCGCCAGGCGATGCAGCATGCCGACCGCGCCTTGCTGCGGCTGCAGGCGCAGAGCCCGCAGGCGCAACTGCAATTGCTGCGGCGCCGCCACCAGGATGCCGCGCGCCGCTTGCTGGCGTTGTGGCGGCAGCAGCACGAACGCCGCGGCGCGCGCCTGCGCCATGCGGCCGCGGTGCTGCGCGCAGCGCAGCCGCAGCGGCGCCTGGCCGCGCTGCGCGAGCGCCTGCTCGCGCTCGGCAGGCGCCCGCAGGCGGCGATGGCGCGGCAGCTGCAGGCCGACACGCAGCGCCTGCGTGCGCTGGCCCGCGCGCTGGAAACGGTCAGCCCGCTGGCCACGGTGACGCGCGGCTACGCGATCCTGACCCGGGTCGACGACGGCACCCTGGTGCGCTCGACCGCGCAGGTCGCGCCCGGCGACCGCCTGCGCGCGCGGCTTGCCGACGGCGAGGTGACGCTGCGTACAGAATGA
- a CDS encoding MarR family winged helix-turn-helix transcriptional regulator encodes MSRFAATEQHLEVIGRKHPGFPRDSATVVRLIKLLHKLILEHGNDLLRVHGLNYSEYNVLMMIDASPDATLNPSQLSDAASEKSANITRLTSHLVDKGLIQRTPSTEDRRMLLLRLTAEGKRLIEAFIPDVFAQLGGYTQHLERAELAQLEALLKKLLRSVEDSA; translated from the coding sequence ATGAGCCGCTTCGCTGCCACCGAGCAGCACCTGGAGGTCATCGGCCGCAAGCATCCGGGCTTCCCCCGCGACTCGGCCACGGTCGTGCGCCTGATCAAGTTGCTGCACAAGCTGATCCTGGAACACGGCAACGACCTGCTGCGGGTCCATGGCCTGAACTACTCCGAGTACAACGTGCTGATGATGATCGACGCCAGCCCCGACGCAACCTTGAATCCCTCGCAGCTGAGCGACGCGGCCAGCGAGAAATCGGCCAACATCACCCGCCTGACCAGCCACCTGGTCGACAAGGGCCTGATCCAGCGCACTCCCAGCACCGAGGACCGGCGCATGCTGCTGCTGCGCCTGACCGCCGAAGGCAAGCGCCTGATCGAGGCGTTCATCCCCGACGTGTTCGCACAGCTCGGCGGCTACACGCAACACCTGGAGCGCGCCGAACTGGCGCAGTTGGAAGCGCTGCTGAAGAAATTGCTGCGCAGCGTGGAGGACAGCGCGTGA
- a CDS encoding lipocalin family protein, whose amino-acid sequence MRHSSIAMLLACLLCLALPALAAQPVSSVAEFDLGRYAGQWHEIAHLPVSFQKKCVADITAAYVLRDDGLVGVRNACRTGKGDLLSAEGVARRVAGHPGRLQVRFAPDWLAWVPLVWADYWVIALDPDYQWGLIGEPERKYLWVLSRSPRMPRALFEQIKAKALAMGYDLDPLLVVAPLD is encoded by the coding sequence ATGCGTCATTCATCGATCGCGATGCTGCTGGCATGCCTGCTGTGCCTGGCGCTGCCGGCGCTGGCCGCGCAGCCGGTGAGCTCGGTCGCCGAGTTCGATCTCGGCCGCTACGCCGGGCAGTGGCACGAAATCGCGCACCTGCCGGTGTCGTTCCAGAAGAAATGCGTCGCCGACATCACCGCCGCCTATGTACTGCGCGACGACGGGCTGGTCGGGGTGCGCAACGCCTGCCGCACCGGCAAGGGCGATCTGCTTTCCGCCGAGGGCGTGGCGCGACGGGTGGCGGGTCATCCCGGGCGCCTGCAGGTGCGTTTCGCGCCGGATTGGCTGGCCTGGGTGCCGCTGGTCTGGGCCGATTACTGGGTGATCGCGCTGGATCCGGATTACCAGTGGGGGCTGATCGGCGAACCGGAGCGCAAGTACCTGTGGGTGCTGTCGCGTTCGCCGCGGATGCCGCGTGCGCTGTTCGAACAGATCAAGGCCAAGGCGCTGGCGATGGGCTACGACCTGGATCCGTTGCTGGTCGTCGCGCCGCTGGACTGA
- a CDS encoding biotin/lipoyl-binding protein: MKIPALIRFGLTAAIVLIAALLAHALWRHYMLSPWTRDGRIRAEVVHIAPDVSGLVDAVAVADNQHVKRGDLLFSIDRRRFELALEQDRADLASAQAQTRSATASISAAVASQASSEAAFQMRHAQAERRARAASAYSDEDVSDADATARSAQADLHRSIAERDEAGATRAQAQATVAQSQAAVDLAELDLQRTQVRATADGYITNLDVRVGDYAQAGSARLALVRDDAMWVYGYFEETKLPRVHVGDRADIRMMSGGVLLRGRVEGIARGIADSDNPTDTTLLADVSPTFNWIRLAQRVPVRVRIDPASVPKDTILAAGMTATVTVHEGP; the protein is encoded by the coding sequence ATGAAAATCCCCGCCCTGATCCGTTTCGGCCTGACCGCGGCGATCGTGCTGATCGCCGCCCTGCTCGCGCACGCGCTGTGGCGCCACTACATGCTGTCGCCATGGACCCGCGATGGCCGCATACGCGCCGAGGTGGTGCACATCGCCCCGGACGTATCCGGCCTGGTCGACGCGGTCGCGGTGGCCGACAACCAGCACGTCAAGCGCGGCGACCTGCTGTTCAGCATCGACCGCCGGCGCTTCGAGCTGGCGCTGGAGCAGGACCGTGCCGACCTGGCCTCCGCCCAGGCGCAGACGCGCTCGGCCACTGCCAGCATCTCCGCCGCGGTAGCCAGCCAGGCATCGAGCGAGGCCGCATTCCAGATGCGCCACGCCCAGGCCGAGCGCCGTGCCCGCGCCGCCTCGGCGTACTCCGACGAGGACGTTTCCGACGCCGATGCCACCGCACGCTCGGCACAGGCCGACCTGCACCGCAGCATCGCCGAGCGCGACGAGGCCGGCGCCACGCGGGCGCAGGCGCAGGCCACGGTCGCACAGTCCCAGGCCGCGGTCGACCTGGCCGAGCTGGACCTGCAGCGCACCCAGGTCCGCGCCACCGCCGACGGCTACATCACCAACCTGGACGTGCGCGTCGGCGACTATGCCCAGGCCGGCAGCGCGCGGCTGGCGCTGGTCCGCGACGATGCGATGTGGGTCTACGGCTATTTCGAGGAGACCAAGCTGCCGCGGGTGCACGTCGGCGATCGCGCCGACATCCGCATGATGAGCGGCGGGGTGCTGCTGCGCGGCCGGGTCGAGGGCATCGCCCGCGGCATCGCCGACAGCGACAACCCAACCGACACCACCCTGCTCGCCGACGTCAGCCCCACCTTCAACTGGATCCGCCTGGCGCAGCGGGTGCCGGTGCGGGTGCGCATCGACCCGGCCAGCGTGCCCAAGGACACGATCCTGGCGGCGGGCATGACCGCGACAGTGACGGTGCATGAGGGGCCGTGA
- a CDS encoding LEA type 2 family protein has translation MRQRLRLGLLVLCTALLAACGDGMVRRVSDPAASLQQLTVNMDGSWKLDLRLQNYSSIPMRYDSVRLDLGVGGEAAGTLQLAPGISIGPETADVVGVALRPSSAARIAVADALAGRRSLDYTLKGSIDATPEEKQQRNFEIDTHNMLTPAPGLDGVLR, from the coding sequence ATGCGTCAGCGGCTTCGCCTCGGCTTGCTCGTGTTGTGCACTGCGCTGCTGGCCGCCTGCGGCGATGGCATGGTGCGCCGCGTGTCCGACCCCGCGGCCAGCCTGCAGCAGCTCACCGTCAACATGGACGGCAGTTGGAAGCTGGACTTGCGCCTGCAGAACTACAGCAGCATCCCGATGCGCTACGACAGCGTGCGCCTGGACCTGGGCGTGGGCGGCGAAGCCGCCGGGACCCTGCAGCTCGCGCCAGGGATCTCGATCGGACCGGAAACGGCGGATGTGGTCGGCGTCGCGCTGCGCCCGAGTTCGGCCGCCCGCATCGCCGTTGCCGATGCGCTGGCCGGCCGCCGCAGCCTCGACTACACGCTCAAGGGCAGCATCGACGCCACGCCGGAAGAGAAGCAGCAGCGCAACTTCGAGATCGACACGCACAACATGCTGACGCCCGCGCCTGGGCTGGACGGCGTCCTGCGCTAA